A genomic region of Mesobacillus jeotgali contains the following coding sequences:
- a CDS encoding EamA family transporter, translating to MSGKLPYIMIAFAAAMWGLIGFFVKGLTNYGFTAMEIVAIRVSTAAIILILVGIAVYRSHMKIRVKDLYLFVGTGILSIVFFNWSYFTAINLMNIPIAVALLYTSPAFVAVLSFLFLKESINRKKLLAIVMTVIGCTLAAGITGHGGASFSVSSILIGLGAGFGYALYSIFGKVALRRYHPFTVTLYTFLVASAALVPTTGIVSKAAVLFAGDAWLYAIGLGIFPTVVAYFAYSWGLERTESSTAVVVATLEPVVATMLGILVYGDRMGGLQMLGSTLIIISVISINISIPIRKQKKQFTV from the coding sequence GTGTCCGGGAAATTACCTTATATAATGATTGCATTTGCGGCAGCGATGTGGGGGCTGATTGGCTTTTTTGTAAAAGGCCTTACGAATTATGGATTCACAGCGATGGAGATTGTGGCAATACGTGTGTCGACCGCTGCCATTATTTTGATTTTGGTAGGAATTGCTGTTTACCGAAGTCATATGAAAATCAGGGTGAAAGACTTGTATCTTTTTGTAGGTACAGGAATCCTAAGCATTGTGTTTTTTAATTGGTCTTATTTTACGGCAATCAACCTGATGAACATCCCGATTGCAGTTGCTTTACTGTATACTTCTCCTGCTTTTGTAGCGGTTTTATCATTTCTTTTCCTAAAAGAAAGCATTAACAGGAAGAAGTTGTTGGCGATTGTCATGACAGTCATTGGCTGTACACTTGCCGCAGGCATTACAGGACATGGGGGAGCGTCATTTTCTGTCTCAAGTATCCTTATTGGCCTAGGGGCAGGGTTTGGCTACGCTCTTTACAGTATTTTTGGCAAGGTGGCATTAAGGCGGTACCATCCTTTTACAGTCACTTTGTACACCTTCCTTGTGGCCTCAGCTGCGCTGGTTCCAACAACCGGTATAGTCAGCAAGGCTGCTGTCCTGTTCGCCGGGGATGCGTGGCTTTATGCGATAGGGTTAGGGATTTTCCCGACTGTGGTTGCATATTTTGCATACTCCTGGGGCCTTGAAAGGACAGAAAGCAGCACTGCTGTAGTAGTTGCTACACTGGAACCCGTCGTTGCCACCATGCTGGGAATACTGGTGTATGGTGACAGGATGGGCGGTCTTCAAATGCTAGGATCAACATTGATAATCATATCTGTGATATCAATCAATATCTCTATTCCCATCAGAAAGCAAAAAAAGCAATTCACAGTGTGA